The sequence below is a genomic window from Brevibacillus agri.
GCCCAATCGTTGTAGAATCAATGATTTTCATGTCTTTTCGAAGGGAATACGTGTTGCCCGAGTGTCTCTGAATTTGCCCTACAAGGTCAACAAATATTTCTTCAAGCAAAGCTGGATCTACTCGATTGTTTTTGCGACTAAGCTGAGCGGGACTAATCGACGACAGTCCTAACTCTCGCTGGAATTTCTTTGATAAAACATCATCTGCAATGGCTCGGAGTCCTTCTCGTTGCTGAAGTTGAGCATGCAAAAACAGGAGTAGATATGCTTTGGTCGTTAACTTTTTCACGTACTTGTCCTGATCCGTTTCGTCTATCCGTTGTTGAAATTTCACAATATTAATGGGTGAAATGTATTTACCAAATGAAGAAAATAGGGTATTCTTGTCCATGGTCTATCCTTTGCGTTGGATTTGGACAGGAACTACCTGACCTTTCCAGTGTAAAGGATTTTTTTATGCCTGAGAACACTTGAACGCTGAAAGTTATGATGATTTTGAATGGTATGAAAAGATTAATGCAACGCTAGTGGGCAACTCTGAATTATTTCAGCAAGTTTAGTTGCTGCATTTGTTCCCCAATCGTTGCTTTGAGAATAAGAGGCGTAATCGAACTCTCTACGATCCCCGCAATCAGAAGCAATCCGATGACGGTCAACACCGCAGTTGGAAATTGCTTGAGGGTGTCGTACCAGTCATTTTTCACGCGCTCCTGATTGTGTGGCACAAACAGCACCCCGACAGATCGCAGGCTGAGTATCCCAAACCGTATGCCGATTCCCGCGGCAAACAGGACAGCAGGCAGTTCAAAAATCCCGTGCGGCAAAATGCCTGCGCCAAAAATCAGCCACGGGCTAATTCCAATCGCACTGTATTTCGCGATGATATACCCGAGCAGAATCCCGTTCGCCAGCATTCCAATTATGGGAAAGAATGCAAAAAACAATCCGAGAGCCATCATCATCAAGGAGCTGAGCACGTTGTTGGAAAAAATCATCCAAAACGTAGCGAACACGCCTCCCCCGCTCTCTTTGATCCGATCCGCAATTTCTTTCAGTTGCCCCATCAGGCTCTGCACCACGGGTTCCACGGCGGGAGCCTGCAAATAGCCAATTAAACCGCCCCCGAAAAAAATGAGACAAGCGGCCAGAAAAAATCGTTTGTTATCCAACCACAGACGCTGCAGTCTTTTGTTCATGAGCCACGCTCCTTTACTGCCTCTTACATTCACTATATGCATTGTACCTCAACAATAGCCAACAGGCCAAAGAATATCCTTGTCTTCCCTGCATAAACTGTTATCGGACAAAGGAGGTGCCTATCCATGAAATTCATTTATGTCGTGAGTGCCAACCGTTTGAAGCAAATCCTCATCATCGCAGCAGCCATTCTGCTGACAGTAGGCATTGGCTATGTGGAACGCGATACAATCTCGGCTTTTTCCAGCAGCGGCAACAAGCAGGGGCCCCAGGCAATCTACAAGGTAGACACCAAGGAGAAGAAAATTGCTCTCACCTTTGACATCAGTTGGGGAGAAACCCGCGCACTCCCTATTCTCGATGTGCTGAAAGAAAAAAATGTGAGCAAGGCGACCTTCTTCCTGTCCTCTCCCTGGAGCCAGCGCCATCCGGAAATTGTGAAAAGGATCAAGGAGACGGGACTGGAAATCGGTTCGCATGGCCATAAACACGACAACTACAGCAAATACACGGATGAAGAAATTCGCAGCCAGATTGCGAAGGCCGATTCCATCCTGACAGAGATGACTGGAAAAAAACCGACCTTGATTCGGATGCCAAACGGCGATTTTGACAAGCGTGTGCTGGAAATCGCCAACCGCATGGGCTATACGGTCGTCCAATGGGATACGGACTCCAAGGACTGGATCGAGCCGAAAAAAGACGTCATCGTCCAAAACGTCCTGTCCAAGGCCCATCCCGGCGACATCATCCTGATGCATGCAAGCGATTCCGCCAAGGAGACGCACCTTGCCCTCCCCGTCATTATCGACCAGCTACGCAAGCAAGGATACGAATTCGTCACCGTATCCGAGCTGATCGCTGGCACCAGCATCCAGAGCAAAGAAGTCAATTAAACGTTCAAAAAAACCTCGTCCCTCGCCAGCAGAAAACGTGGCTGCGCCAAGCCTTTGGCGAAGCCCTTTTTTGCTTATCCGAAAGAAAAATCCACAAAAAAAGCTGACCGGATAAAGGTCAGCTTTCTCTTTTTACCAAGCGGTGCAAATGCATCACTTGCCATACGTTGCAAAACAGTAAAGGGACGAGCATGGACAAGGTCGCATGCACGTTGTCTTCCTTCAGGGCCGGAATCCATTCCAGAGCCGTTACCACAAACATGAAAAACATCGTGGGAACCCACGCCGTTCTGTTCGTCAGCTTTACTTTTCCATAAGCGGTAGCCAGGGCGACAATCAGCAGCAAAACCGGCTCGATAAAGTACGGCCCGATTCCTTTTCCTTCGCCAAGCGACGTGTAGCGGAGGTAAATCATATCAAAAAAGACAAACAGGATGAAAAAAACTTGAACGCTCTTCCACAGGGAAGGGGTCTTGAAAATCGTTTTGGCAAAATAATTAATCGTCATATACGCAAAAAAACCCATCTGGGCCACAATACTAATGGTCATCCCATACAAAAGATACATCAGCGTGCCGACAAAAAAGTTGCCTGCGCTGCCTTCCAACAGCTTATCCAAATCAAAAATAAAGGCGACCAGGACGCCTCCCAGTCCACCCAAGAGCAACGTGGTGACAAAGAGCCAGCCATACTTTCGCAAACTCACCAAACATTCCCTCCATTCCACATCGAATATGATTGTACCAATGGATACAAGAAAATACTAGCGTAAGAACAAAACAAAATGCGCACGTTACTCTTAGGCAGAGTAAAGAAGGAGGTGTCCACCCCATGAGAAAAAAGGCATTGTCTTTTTGGCTCTCCGCAATTGTCTGTCTGGTACTATCCAGTTGCTCAGGCGGCGGGCAAGCGCAAGGTTCGTCTCAGCCTGATTATAAAAGCGTCAAAGACATGGTGCTGGACATATTGCAGACTGACGAAGCGAAGCAATCGGTTGGCAAGATGATGAAGGATGAAAAGTTCAAGCAAAGCCTGATGATTGACGAGTCCACTGTCCGCACCACTTTGATACAAAGCATGACCAATCCGAACAGCTCCCACATCAAAGAGGCCTTCAAAGACCCGAAATTCGCCAGCACATTGGCCAAGTCGATGAAGGACGAACAAAAAACGCTGATGAAGGATTTGATGAAAGACCCCGAGTACCAAAAGCAGCTCATCAGCGTAATGAAGGACCCCGAGTTTGAAAAAAATCTCATGGATTTAATGAAAAGCGCCGCTTACCGTCAGCAAACCATGCAGATTATGAAGGAATCCTTGCAAAGCCCGTTGTTCCAGGCGGAGCTGATGAAGCTCATGACCAAGGTTTCCGAAGACCTGACAAAGCCGAAAGAACTGAAGCCTAAGAAAAAAGGCAAAGGCGGCGGCAGCGGGGAACGTGGAGAAAGCGGAGACTCCGGTGGCGAATCCTCCTAAGAAAAAAAGGTGAGCTCTCATCCAGAGCCCACCTTTTTGTATCTTTTGCGCTTATTTCTGCTCGCATTTTTCAATCACGCGTTTTGCCATGTCCCGATACAACTGGCCGATTTCGGAGCTTTCCCGATAAACAGAAGGAGAATAATCCGGCTCAGATGGGTGGTTGTCTGGCTGTCCCAACGGAATTTGCGCCAAAAGCTCGGTCGCCAGCGTCTCCGCCAGCTTCCCGCCGCCTCCACGGCCGAAGACGTACTCTTTGGAGCCGTCCTTGGCTTCGTACCAGGCCATGTTTTCCACGACACCGAGAATTTCGTGTCCTGTCCGTTTGGCCATCGCCCCGGCACGCGCCGCGACAAAAGCTGCCGTAGGGTGCGGCGTCGTCACGACAATCTCCATGCTTTGCGGAATCATCGTGTGTACGTCCAAAGCCATGTCACCCGTTCCTGGCGGCAAGTCCAGCAGCAAGTAGTCCAGCTCTTCGCCCCAATGCACTTCCGTAAAGAAATTGCGCAACATTTTTCCGAGCATCGGACCGCGCCAGATGATCGGCGAGTTGTCCTCTACGAAGAAGCCCATGGACATGACCTTCACGCTTTGCTTTTCTACAGGCAGAATCGTTTCGCCAATTACAGTCGGGCGCTGGTCGATGTTCATCATGTCCGGCACGCTGAAGCCGTAGATGTCGGCGTCGATAATGCCGACCTTTTTCCCCAAACGAGCCAGGGCCACGGCTAGGTTGACGGTGACCGTCGACTTCCCTACGCCGCCTTTACCGGACGTAATGGCAATAAATGTTGTGTTCGAGTCCTTGGCCAAAATCGGATTGAGCAGGGGAGCTTGTCCCGGCGTCATGTTGTGCGTTTGTCCGCCCTGGCTGTTGCGGAGCTGGGCGCTCAAGGCTGCTCGCTCCTCGTCTGTCATCGAGCCGAACTGCACGCGCACTTCCTCCGCTCCAAGCGCTTTCACAGCCCCTATGACGTCGTCTTCGATCTTGGCCTTGAGAGGACAGCCGGAGATCGTCAGAACGACTGTCAGGCTCACTGTAGCGCCCTCAACGCGGATGTCGCGGATCATGTTCAGCTCGACCAGGCTACGATTGATTTCAGGGTCCTTCACATCACGCAGCGCTTCCAGAATTTGCTCTCTGGTCAACATTGGTTGTTCACCTCATCTATATCGTCTTGGCAATCATTTTTCCCCAAACTTTACTTTGCAAGATGGTTTGCGCGTTCATTATAGCACATTCGGACGGGCGGGACACAGCCTCCGCCCGCTCAAGGTGCAATTGGCGCCTTTTCGCCGGAGTACTGCCGCAAAATGCCCTGGTAGATGGCATTCGCCATCGCCTTTTGGTACTCCGGGCTTTGCAGCCGTTTCGCTTCTTCTGTGTTGCTGACGAATCCGACCTCGACCAACACTGCCGGGCAGTTGACCTCGCGAATCAGAAACACGTTATTGGTCTTGCTCGGAACACGATCCGTATTTCCCAGCACCCGCTTGATCTCATCCTGAATCAGATAGGATACTTCCGCACTTTTTTTAAACGCAGGCGAGTAAAACGTTTGCGCTCCCGACCATTTGGGAGACGGTATGGAATTGACGTGAATGCTGACCAAAAAATCGGGAGAGCTGTCGTTCACCAGCTTCACCCGGTTGCGAATGTCTTCTGCCTTTCTTCTCTTGGCCAGGTCAGCCTCCGGCGAAGCCAAATCCTTGTCTTCCTCCCGCGTCATGATGACAAACGCGCCTGACTGCTGGAGGAAATCGCGCAAGTACATACTGATTGCGAGCGTCACCTCTTTTTCTACCACATCCCCCGAGCTGGATACAGCGCCACCGTCTTTTCCCCCGTGGCCCGGGTCAATGGCAATAACGGTTCCTGTCAGCGGCAGTGACCATGCCGTCCACGACGAACGATCCGGTGATTCGTAGGTGAACAGCACCACCAGTAAAGCGAAAGCCAGTATCCAGCCTACCCCTTTTCGTGTCACGGCGTATCGTCCCCTTTGTCCCATTCTCGTTCCATCATATGGACAAACATGGACAAATATTCCACACATAAGCCGGATCGGCTCGGGGCTTGCTACGTGCAACGGTTCGTGCTTTTTGCAACGTTTTTCCAAATAGCGCAAAAAGGCTCCCGAACCGTAAAGTTCGAGAGCCTTGGCAAACGTAAATATTAGCGTTTGGAGAATTGAGGTGCGCGACGAGCTGCTTTCAAGCCGTATTTTTTACGTTCTTTCATGCGAGGGTCGCGAGTCAGGAAGCCAGCGCGT
It includes:
- a CDS encoding P-loop NTPase — encoded protein: MLTREQILEALRDVKDPEINRSLVELNMIRDIRVEGATVSLTVVLTISGCPLKAKIEDDVIGAVKALGAEEVRVQFGSMTDEERAALSAQLRNSQGGQTHNMTPGQAPLLNPILAKDSNTTFIAITSGKGGVGKSTVTVNLAVALARLGKKVGIIDADIYGFSVPDMMNIDQRPTVIGETILPVEKQSVKVMSMGFFVEDNSPIIWRGPMLGKMLRNFFTEVHWGEELDYLLLDLPPGTGDMALDVHTMIPQSMEIVVTTPHPTAAFVAARAGAMAKRTGHEILGVVENMAWYEAKDGSKEYVFGRGGGGKLAETLATELLAQIPLGQPDNHPSEPDYSPSVYRESSEIGQLYRDMAKRVIEKCEQK
- the cwlD gene encoding N-acetylmuramoyl-L-alanine amidase CwlD, whose protein sequence is MTRKGVGWILAFALLVVLFTYESPDRSSWTAWSLPLTGTVIAIDPGHGGKDGGAVSSSGDVVEKEVTLAISMYLRDFLQQSGAFVIMTREEDKDLASPEADLAKRRKAEDIRNRVKLVNDSSPDFLVSIHVNSIPSPKWSGAQTFYSPAFKKSAEVSYLIQDEIKRVLGNTDRVPSKTNNVFLIREVNCPAVLVEVGFVSNTEEAKRLQSPEYQKAMANAIYQGILRQYSGEKAPIAP
- the gerD gene encoding spore germination lipoprotein GerD, which encodes MRKKALSFWLSAIVCLVLSSCSGGGQAQGSSQPDYKSVKDMVLDILQTDEAKQSVGKMMKDEKFKQSLMIDESTVRTTLIQSMTNPNSSHIKEAFKDPKFASTLAKSMKDEQKTLMKDLMKDPEYQKQLISVMKDPEFEKNLMDLMKSAAYRQQTMQIMKESLQSPLFQAELMKLMTKVSEDLTKPKELKPKKKGKGGGSGERGESGDSGGESS
- the pdaB gene encoding polysaccharide deacetylase family sporulation protein PdaB, which encodes MKFIYVVSANRLKQILIIAAAILLTVGIGYVERDTISAFSSSGNKQGPQAIYKVDTKEKKIALTFDISWGETRALPILDVLKEKNVSKATFFLSSPWSQRHPEIVKRIKETGLEIGSHGHKHDNYSKYTDEEIRSQIAKADSILTEMTGKKPTLIRMPNGDFDKRVLEIANRMGYTVVQWDTDSKDWIEPKKDVIVQNVLSKAHPGDIILMHASDSAKETHLALPVIIDQLRKQGYEFVTVSELIAGTSIQSKEVN
- a CDS encoding stage II sporulation protein M, whose product is MNKRLQRLWLDNKRFFLAACLIFFGGGLIGYLQAPAVEPVVQSLMGQLKEIADRIKESGGGVFATFWMIFSNNVLSSLMMMALGLFFAFFPIIGMLANGILLGYIIAKYSAIGISPWLIFGAGILPHGIFELPAVLFAAGIGIRFGILSLRSVGVLFVPHNQERVKNDWYDTLKQFPTAVLTVIGLLLIAGIVESSITPLILKATIGEQMQQLNLLK
- a CDS encoding KinB-signaling pathway activation protein yields the protein MSLRKYGWLFVTTLLLGGLGGVLVAFIFDLDKLLEGSAGNFFVGTLMYLLYGMTISIVAQMGFFAYMTINYFAKTIFKTPSLWKSVQVFFILFVFFDMIYLRYTSLGEGKGIGPYFIEPVLLLIVALATAYGKVKLTNRTAWVPTMFFMFVVTALEWIPALKEDNVHATLSMLVPLLFCNVWQVMHLHRLVKRES